The Chryseobacterium sp. 52 genome includes a region encoding these proteins:
- a CDS encoding gliding motility-associated C-terminal domain-containing protein, translating to MKRISDKLLSRAGIFFKIPAFIVCFLLLSHPARALDLYWIGGSGNWSDINHWSLSSGNSGAMLSPSIPQAGDNVIFNSSSGFTGGSRTVSINQESSCNNVTITGISYSLILNGSVLNIYGNADFQTGTVINSSLYFKGTGANTIHFNAEVSGQAAIYFMGPGSWLVKGTLNSSGKMYFLQGSLDFGSSTITTAFFDESGCCGTVPSAPVEPRSLNLGSSVITVTGRNSQSKNQSPSWSYTGTILSAGTSRISISKGADDGYGVSFIGRNGHSYYNVGFTSIIDPSANSAYGWYQIASGNCTFKKLSFASSGFITSNCIIDSLQLAKSKTYSIYGSQKMGVVINPTQDCEPLWTLSGYGNTQAVINSSNTLNLKNVKISNIKASGTGSFIATGAIDNGNNSGWTFTANPKNLYWIGGGGNWNDTAHWSTHPDGTPSGGCIPNRNDNVFFNQFSGLISKEKPVIVNSSNAECNNITWAEVAGTPVFKTQTASDALNIYGSSIWQKSMEYKMTTTNYCSTASGNTMTSNGVEIQGDTYFLSIGEWMLNDPFLSPENDLFFRNGHLNTNNQTLTVRNFGSAGKTGLGVRTLSLGSSMINIKGNWLYMAYGGPAIYLNSGTSLLALSADEAYFYYNSALVYHDVVFSTTGTSILSSTVYDSATPCLFNSLTFKGGASINIGYQTPIHTKTLNLWASKSYVLGANMEIKANNVYVDGPLCTGLLEISSSVRGTRARINIQNPTVLANAKITDIHATGSTLTVTGGIDGGNNINVTISPLSARHFYWIGGSGNWSDPSHWTMNTGGVADLVNFCLPTAMDHVFFNQFSGKNYTVNLDIPAYCNNMIWEEVTGSVPILKGLLNNSLNINGSLILQTGMDYDVERTNFVGGNTGNLITTHGVRIDYSATNVPYKGLFFNNPTGKWMMSDALDVKNFGIIDGTFDTNNQIVNAENYYSEYTAAGASPTLTLGSSILNIAGYWDGGGLSILNAGTSTLNITGTMPVFNSSGGGVHNNEFRSMPGLAYHDVNFLNSELTARIIGHNFDTGNIFNNVSFSGEAYIDGSNQFNALRLGMSKNSHLMAGSTQTLNKLITSPNCRTWNLDNNCMSTGNDCHNTKKATIKSTTDISLDQVRISGISVIGNASYQVKGSDMGNNSGWIFSQPPAKDLYWIGGSGSWNDPTHWTGNSNGSSSGGCLPTRFDNVFFNRYSGESPKINIVGNAEFHDMTWNGVTGTPLIGGNLTCYGSLVLQSSLSHNGGIQFLASEMGNTITTKGAVVANNYDISFAGPGSYIFLDDFTTNSRITFTKGTLNTNGKTVKALSFTTTQTGLPEDSSRFLFLGASKIYLTHGGEGWSYTGGGLDAGTSHIYLTQSANVFKGDDGAIYNVITFDAGNNQTNSLYGGIIISELTFSPKNSIYQIEAGKTVTVKKSLRMSGTNCSTVQLKSTISGIQATLCLLGNGAESNFISIKDIKASSIPFILLPQSTDGGNNTNISSKPKLDAGIGLLGKDIITCGTDVPVILNATSFMPNENTSIQWTNIATGEVLGTAGRQTITASGTYRIKVVYGPDCEVTDDIKVNLEPITIATDHLKVTQPTCSIPTGSIELASIEGMTYSLDDSAYSAATYYVATSGKHTLTAKNTAGCFSDTMVIMINSQPSVPNAGISYGSTDFKALGEVNVIQTGQTNGTYSAFPTGLNIDKMTGTINLGGSIPDRTYKVTYSFTNGTCSSTATALVRISLSKATIEYNMPDYCAVGTAKVIQKGPANGHYTSSPVGLKINSLTGAVDLSASMPGMYTITYTYQDGSLNQTAPATIMVNPLPVISISSDIRTDISKGQIVTLSSSGGTSYAWIGPDIQSGQNTSILKVRPKQKATYSVIVTNSNGCSDMGQITINLRQDYSLVPNNVITPNGDGKNDTWIIKNIDYYPNTKVKIYDKAGRLIYSKQGYQNDWGGTLNGKLLNEDAYIYIIDFGNGAGLLKGTVSIIWDHQ from the coding sequence ATGAAACGTATCAGTGACAAGCTTTTGTCCCGTGCAGGTATTTTCTTTAAAATACCTGCATTTATTGTGTGCTTCCTATTGCTTTCTCACCCGGCAAGGGCCTTAGATCTTTATTGGATCGGAGGTTCCGGCAATTGGAGCGATATCAATCATTGGTCCCTGAGCTCTGGAAATTCCGGCGCAATGCTCTCCCCCAGCATACCCCAGGCAGGCGATAATGTAATCTTTAATTCCAGCTCGGGTTTTACAGGTGGGAGTAGAACGGTAAGCATCAATCAGGAATCAAGCTGTAATAATGTAACTATTACAGGAATTTCCTACTCATTGATATTGAATGGTTCTGTCCTCAATATTTACGGCAATGCCGATTTTCAAACAGGAACTGTAATCAACAGCAGTTTATATTTTAAAGGTACAGGGGCAAATACAATTCATTTTAATGCAGAAGTAAGCGGACAGGCCGCTATTTACTTTATGGGCCCCGGATCATGGCTCGTCAAAGGAACGCTCAACAGTAGTGGCAAAATGTATTTTCTTCAGGGTTCATTAGATTTCGGCTCAAGTACTATTACCACAGCTTTTTTTGATGAAAGTGGTTGCTGTGGAACAGTACCATCGGCTCCAGTAGAACCGCGATCTCTAAATTTAGGGTCTTCTGTTATTACGGTAACAGGTCGAAATTCGCAATCCAAAAACCAGTCTCCATCATGGTCATATACCGGTACCATACTCAGTGCAGGCACATCCCGCATTAGTATTTCCAAAGGAGCTGATGACGGATATGGTGTTTCTTTTATCGGAAGAAATGGACATTCTTATTATAATGTAGGCTTTACCAGTATTATTGATCCATCCGCTAATTCTGCATATGGCTGGTATCAGATCGCATCAGGAAACTGTACATTCAAAAAACTGAGCTTTGCCAGCTCGGGATTTATTACCTCTAACTGCATCATAGACAGCCTGCAGTTGGCAAAATCCAAAACCTACTCTATATATGGTAGCCAAAAGATGGGGGTCGTCATCAACCCAACTCAGGACTGTGAACCACTTTGGACTTTAAGCGGGTACGGAAATACTCAGGCAGTCATTAACAGCTCTAATACGCTGAATCTAAAAAACGTAAAGATCTCTAACATAAAAGCATCAGGTACAGGTTCTTTCATTGCCACAGGCGCCATTGATAACGGGAATAATTCAGGTTGGACGTTCACCGCAAATCCCAAGAATCTATATTGGATTGGAGGTGGGGGAAACTGGAACGATACCGCGCATTGGTCAACCCATCCAGATGGCACTCCTTCAGGAGGATGTATACCTAACCGAAATGATAACGTGTTTTTTAACCAGTTTTCAGGACTTATATCCAAAGAAAAGCCCGTCATTGTCAATTCATCCAATGCCGAATGCAATAACATTACCTGGGCGGAGGTTGCAGGGACACCAGTTTTCAAAACTCAGACAGCATCTGATGCGCTCAATATTTATGGTTCAAGTATCTGGCAAAAAAGCATGGAATACAAAATGACTACGACCAACTACTGCTCTACTGCTTCTGGAAATACCATGACCTCAAATGGAGTAGAGATCCAAGGGGACACCTATTTCTTATCTATTGGCGAATGGATGCTTAACGATCCTTTTCTGAGCCCTGAAAATGATCTGTTTTTCAGAAACGGTCATTTAAATACCAATAACCAGACGTTAACTGTCCGAAATTTTGGATCTGCCGGTAAAACGGGACTGGGAGTACGCACCTTAAGCCTTGGCAGTTCAATGATCAATATTAAAGGAAATTGGCTCTATATGGCTTATGGGGGACCCGCTATATATCTTAATTCGGGTACAAGTCTGCTTGCTCTATCCGCCGATGAAGCTTATTTCTATTACAACTCAGCATTGGTGTACCATGATGTAGTCTTCAGTACCACAGGTACTTCAATTTTATCTTCTACCGTATATGATTCAGCTACCCCTTGTCTATTCAACAGCTTAACTTTTAAAGGAGGAGCTTCAATAAATATAGGGTATCAAACACCCATTCACACAAAAACCCTTAATCTATGGGCTTCAAAAAGCTACGTTTTAGGAGCCAATATGGAGATAAAGGCTAATAATGTATATGTTGACGGTCCTCTTTGTACGGGTTTGCTGGAGATCAGCTCTTCTGTAAGGGGAACCAGAGCAAGAATTAATATCCAAAATCCTACCGTATTGGCTAATGCTAAAATTACCGATATCCATGCTACAGGTTCAACCTTAACCGTTACCGGTGGTATTGATGGTGGAAATAATATTAATGTAACTATTAGCCCATTATCAGCACGCCATTTCTACTGGATCGGAGGATCTGGCAATTGGAGTGATCCCTCTCATTGGACTATGAATACAGGCGGAGTTGCGGATCTGGTTAACTTTTGTCTACCAACAGCGATGGATCACGTTTTCTTTAACCAATTCTCGGGGAAAAACTATACCGTAAACCTCGATATTCCGGCGTACTGTAATAACATGATCTGGGAGGAAGTAACGGGTAGCGTGCCGATTTTAAAAGGTCTGCTAAACAACTCCCTCAATATCAATGGCTCACTGATTTTACAGACAGGAATGGACTACGATGTAGAGCGTACCAATTTTGTTGGGGGGAATACCGGAAATCTAATCACGACACATGGTGTCAGAATAGATTATTCCGCAACTAACGTCCCTTACAAAGGCCTGTTTTTTAATAATCCAACAGGGAAATGGATGATGTCTGATGCTCTTGATGTTAAGAATTTCGGAATTATCGATGGAACTTTTGATACCAACAACCAGATCGTTAACGCTGAAAATTATTATTCAGAATATACTGCAGCAGGGGCCAGCCCTACCCTTACGCTTGGTTCGTCTATACTCAATATTGCAGGATATTGGGATGGCGGGGGTCTTTCGATATTAAATGCCGGAACAAGTACCCTAAATATAACAGGGACAATGCCAGTCTTCAATTCTTCGGGTGGCGGAGTTCATAATAATGAGTTCCGTTCAATGCCTGGTCTTGCTTATCATGATGTCAATTTTCTCAACAGTGAATTAACAGCACGAATAATTGGTCATAATTTCGATACCGGAAATATCTTTAATAACGTAAGCTTTTCAGGTGAAGCCTATATTGACGGTTCCAATCAATTTAATGCCCTGAGGCTGGGAATGAGTAAAAACAGCCATTTAATGGCGGGTTCCACTCAGACACTTAATAAGCTTATCACTTCGCCCAATTGTAGAACCTGGAATCTTGACAACAATTGCATGTCTACAGGTAATGACTGTCATAATACAAAGAAAGCAACGATTAAAAGCACCACTGATATTTCATTGGATCAGGTCAGAATAAGTGGTATTTCGGTAATAGGAAATGCCTCTTATCAGGTAAAGGGTTCTGATATGGGCAACAACTCAGGTTGGATTTTTTCTCAGCCCCCAGCTAAGGATTTGTACTGGATTGGCGGAAGTGGAAGCTGGAATGATCCTACCCATTGGACAGGTAATTCCAATGGAAGTTCTTCCGGAGGATGCCTGCCCACCCGTTTTGATAATGTTTTCTTTAACAGATATTCCGGCGAGAGCCCAAAGATCAATATCGTCGGAAATGCAGAATTTCATGACATGACCTGGAACGGGGTAACGGGTACTCCTTTGATAGGAGGAAATCTTACCTGTTATGGCTCCCTCGTCCTGCAGTCTTCTTTATCTCATAACGGAGGAATTCAATTCCTTGCTTCTGAAATGGGCAACACCATTACCACCAAAGGAGCAGTGGTTGCCAATAATTATGATATCAGTTTCGCAGGTCCCGGCAGTTACATTTTCTTAGATGATTTTACCACTAACTCAAGGATCACTTTTACAAAGGGAACTTTAAATACCAATGGTAAAACCGTTAAAGCTTTGTCATTTACCACAACACAGACAGGTCTTCCCGAGGACAGCTCGCGCTTTTTATTTCTTGGAGCATCAAAAATCTATTTGACCCATGGCGGTGAGGGCTGGTCTTATACAGGAGGTGGATTAGATGCCGGTACCAGCCATATCTATCTAACCCAGTCTGCCAATGTATTTAAAGGAGATGATGGTGCCATATACAATGTCATTACTTTTGATGCCGGAAATAACCAGACCAATAGCTTATATGGTGGAATTATCATTAGTGAGCTTACCTTTTCTCCAAAAAACAGCATCTATCAGATAGAAGCCGGTAAAACGGTTACTGTTAAAAAATCTTTGCGGATGAGTGGTACTAATTGTTCAACCGTACAGTTAAAGTCTACCATTAGTGGAATACAGGCAACTTTATGTTTACTGGGAAACGGCGCTGAGTCTAATTTCATTTCTATAAAGGATATCAAAGCTTCATCTATCCCTTTTATTTTATTGCCACAAAGCACCGATGGCGGTAACAATACCAATATTTCATCTAAGCCCAAGTTAGATGCCGGAATCGGTTTATTGGGAAAAGATATCATTACATGTGGTACCGATGTGCCTGTTATTTTAAATGCTACTTCATTTATGCCCAATGAGAACACAAGCATTCAGTGGACAAATATAGCCACTGGTGAAGTGTTGGGAACCGCTGGTAGGCAAACCATTACAGCAAGTGGCACCTACAGAATAAAAGTGGTTTACGGACCTGATTGTGAAGTGACAGATGATATAAAGGTTAATCTGGAACCCATTACCATTGCTACAGATCACCTTAAAGTAACACAGCCTACCTGCTCTATCCCAACAGGCAGTATTGAATTGGCTTCAATTGAGGGCATGACCTATAGTTTAGATGACAGTGCCTATTCAGCAGCTACCTATTATGTGGCTACCAGCGGAAAACACACATTAACGGCAAAAAATACTGCAGGTTGTTTCAGTGATACAATGGTTATCATGATAAATTCGCAGCCTTCTGTTCCCAATGCAGGTATTTCTTACGGTTCTACTGATTTTAAGGCCCTGGGTGAGGTCAACGTTATTCAGACCGGACAAACCAATGGTACCTATTCGGCATTTCCAACAGGTCTGAATATTGATAAAATGACGGGGACAATCAATCTGGGTGGCAGTATTCCTGACCGTACGTATAAGGTTACATACAGTTTTACGAATGGTACTTGCAGCAGTACTGCTACTGCTTTAGTTAGAATCAGCCTTTCAAAAGCCACCATAGAATATAATATGCCAGACTACTGCGCTGTAGGAACGGCTAAGGTTATACAGAAGGGTCCTGCCAATGGCCATTATACATCCAGCCCAGTGGGCTTAAAAATTAACAGTCTGACAGGCGCTGTTGACCTCTCAGCAAGTATGCCCGGTATGTATACCATAACCTATACCTATCAGGATGGATCTCTGAATCAGACGGCTCCGGCCACAATAATGGTCAATCCATTACCGGTTATTAGTATATCGAGCGATATCAGAACGGATATTTCAAAAGGTCAGATCGTCACTTTATCGTCATCAGGGGGAACAAGTTATGCGTGGATTGGACCTGATATCCAAAGCGGGCAGAATACTTCCATCCTGAAAGTGAGACCAAAACAAAAGGCAACATACAGCGTCATCGTAACCAATTCTAATGGATGTAGCGATATGGGGCAAATTACCATAAACCTCAGGCAGGATTACTCATTAGTTCCTAATAATGTCATAACACCCAACGGTGACGGTAAAAATGACACCTGGATCATCAAAAATATCGATTACTATCCCAATACCAAGGTGAAAATTTATGACAAAGCGGGAAGGCTGATCTATTCAAAACAAGGCTATCAGAATGACTGGGGCGGTACACTCAATGGAAAACTCCTGAATGAAGATGCCTACATCTATATAATAGATTTTGGAAATGGGGCCGGCCTCTTGAAGGGCACAGTTTCCATTATATGGGATCATCAATAA
- the mobC gene encoding conjugal transfer protein MobC, with product MQGEDDLRGLAKIMEFMRAVSILLVLMHSYWFCYGFFHENGWVLPIIDKILGNFQRTAGIFSYTIYTKIFALVLLALSCLGTKGVKNEKITWPRIYAALTIGFVFFFLNFPILYLPLNIAAMLYIFTLGLGFISLLKAGVWMSRLLKSNLMDDVFNTENESFMQETKLMENEYSVNLPTKFWYNKKQHNGWINIVNPFRATIVLGTPGSGKSYAIVNNYIKQQIEKGFSMYIYDFKFDDLSTIAYNHLLKHIDKYRLAPKFYVINFDDPRRSHRCNPINPNFMTDISDAYESAYTIMLNLNRSWIQKQGDFFVESPIILLAAIIWFLKIYDNGTYCTFPHAIELLNKRYADVFTVLTSYPDLENYLSPFMDAWQGGAQDQLQGQIASAKIPLSRMISPQLYWVMTGDDFSLDINNPEEPKILCVGNNPDRQNIYSAALGLYNSRIVKLINKKGQLKSSVIIDELPTIYFRGLDNLIATARSNKVAVCLGFQDFSQLTRDYGDKESKVIQNTVGNIFSGQVVGETAKSLSERFGKVLQKRQSLSINRNDKSTSISTQLDSLIPASKISTLTQGVFVGAVSDNFEERIEQKIFHAEIVVDNDEVARETKAYQKIPNILSFTDEHGHDTMKQEIDANYRKIKEDIVKIISSEMERIKNDPDLQHLIMPQ from the coding sequence CACTGCCGGCATATTTTCCTATACCATATATACCAAGATCTTCGCATTGGTATTACTGGCCTTAAGCTGTTTAGGCACTAAAGGTGTAAAAAACGAGAAGATAACCTGGCCAAGAATTTACGCTGCTTTAACCATTGGTTTCGTCTTTTTCTTTCTCAATTTCCCCATTCTTTATCTCCCGCTCAATATTGCAGCAATGCTGTACATATTCACATTGGGATTGGGCTTTATTTCTCTGCTTAAGGCAGGGGTCTGGATGAGCCGTCTATTGAAAAGCAACTTGATGGATGATGTTTTCAATACCGAGAATGAAAGCTTTATGCAGGAAACCAAGCTGATGGAAAACGAATACTCCGTTAATCTTCCTACAAAATTCTGGTACAATAAAAAACAGCACAATGGCTGGATTAATATTGTCAATCCATTCCGCGCCACCATTGTGTTGGGGACTCCTGGATCGGGAAAGTCATATGCTATCGTCAACAATTATATCAAACAGCAGATCGAAAAGGGGTTTTCGATGTACATCTACGACTTTAAATTCGACGACCTTTCAACCATTGCCTATAACCATCTGTTGAAACATATCGACAAGTATAGGCTTGCTCCTAAATTCTATGTCATCAATTTTGATGACCCAAGAAGAAGCCACCGCTGTAATCCCATTAATCCGAATTTCATGACGGATATCTCTGATGCTTATGAGTCGGCTTATACCATTATGCTCAATCTGAATCGAAGCTGGATACAGAAACAGGGTGATTTTTTTGTGGAATCTCCCATTATTCTTTTAGCAGCTATTATCTGGTTCCTGAAAATTTACGATAACGGTACATATTGCACCTTTCCACACGCTATAGAGCTGTTAAATAAAAGGTATGCCGATGTATTCACTGTCCTTACTTCCTATCCTGATCTGGAAAACTACCTCTCCCCTTTTATGGATGCATGGCAGGGAGGAGCACAGGATCAGCTGCAGGGACAGATTGCTTCTGCCAAAATCCCTTTGTCAAGGATGATTTCACCCCAATTGTACTGGGTTATGACTGGTGACGATTTCTCATTGGACATCAACAATCCGGAAGAACCAAAAATACTGTGTGTAGGTAACAATCCGGACCGCCAGAATATCTATTCGGCTGCCCTCGGCCTTTACAATTCAAGGATTGTAAAGCTTATCAATAAAAAAGGACAGCTTAAAAGCTCGGTCATCATCGATGAACTCCCTACTATTTATTTCAGAGGTCTGGACAATCTGATCGCCACTGCAAGGAGCAATAAGGTAGCCGTTTGTCTGGGCTTTCAGGATTTTTCTCAGTTAACCCGGGATTATGGTGATAAGGAAAGCAAAGTCATACAAAATACGGTAGGCAATATATTCAGTGGCCAGGTCGTGGGCGAAACCGCTAAAAGCCTTTCAGAACGATTTGGTAAAGTACTCCAAAAACGCCAGAGCCTGAGCATTAACCGCAATGATAAATCAACATCTATTTCCACTCAATTGGACAGTCTTATTCCGGCTTCCAAAATTTCAACATTGACACAAGGTGTTTTTGTGGGTGCGGTATCTGACAATTTTGAAGAACGTATAGAGCAGAAGATCTTTCATGCCGAAATCGTCGTAGACAATGATGAGGTGGCCAGAGAAACAAAAGCCTATCAAAAAATCCCCAATATCCTATCCTTTACCGATGAGCATGGACATGACACCATGAAGCAGGAAATTGATGCCAATTACCGCAAAATAAAGGAAGATATCGTAAAGATTATAAGCAGTGAAATGGAAAGGATCAAAAATGATCCCGACCTGCAACACCTGATCATGCCGCAATAA